Proteins from one Elephas maximus indicus isolate mEleMax1 chromosome 12, mEleMax1 primary haplotype, whole genome shotgun sequence genomic window:
- the ARPP19 gene encoding cAMP-regulated phosphoprotein 19 isoform X1 gives MSAEIPEAASVEEQKEMEDKVTNPEKAEEAKLKARYPHLGQKPGGSDFLRKRLQKGQKYFDSGDYNMAKAKMKNKQLPTAAPDKTEVTGDHIPTPQDLPQRKPSLVASKLAG, from the exons ATGTCCGCGGAGATCCCCGAGGCGGCCTCAGTGGAGGAGCAGAAG gAAATGGAAGATAAAGTGACTAATCCAGAGAAAGCTGAAGAAGCAAAATTAAAAGCACGGTATCCTCATCTGGGACAAAAGCCTGGAGGTTCGGATTTCTTAAGGAAACGATTACAGAAAGGG CAAAAATATTTTGATTCTGGGGATTACAACATGGctaaagcaaaaatgaagaacaagcaACTTCCTACTGCAGCCCCGGATAAGACGGAGGTCACTGGTGACCACATTCCCACTCCACAGGATCTTCCGCAACGGAAACCATCCCTTGTTGCTAGCAAGCTGGCTGGCtga
- the ARPP19 gene encoding cAMP-regulated phosphoprotein 19 isoform X2, whose product MEDKVTNPEKAEEAKLKARYPHLGQKPGGSDFLRKRLQKGQKYFDSGDYNMAKAKMKNKQLPTAAPDKTEVTGDHIPTPQDLPQRKPSLVASKLAG is encoded by the exons ATGGAAGATAAAGTGACTAATCCAGAGAAAGCTGAAGAAGCAAAATTAAAAGCACGGTATCCTCATCTGGGACAAAAGCCTGGAGGTTCGGATTTCTTAAGGAAACGATTACAGAAAGGG CAAAAATATTTTGATTCTGGGGATTACAACATGGctaaagcaaaaatgaagaacaagcaACTTCCTACTGCAGCCCCGGATAAGACGGAGGTCACTGGTGACCACATTCCCACTCCACAGGATCTTCCGCAACGGAAACCATCCCTTGTTGCTAGCAAGCTGGCTGGCtga